From the genome of Propionispora vibrioides, one region includes:
- a CDS encoding DUF3794 domain-containing protein, with product MNRHWIRHFPHPGYGYGYPYYARPMLTEQLIGRRTDSKSMDICIVVPRRRPAIEQVIEAYVHRLRVTCVDVVMNEVIVRGHFDVKLLYVGCVPSQSVHAVASRRVRFTAAVYVPGACYGMTATARVYADYVDADCDYWRNYCEEDDSEIPYLYEYDDWLRHKCCTRRCNVSISLGITASVFGNRPLWPQIPPSMPYHPKG from the coding sequence ATGAACAGACACTGGATCAGGCATTTCCCTCACCCCGGCTATGGCTACGGTTATCCATACTATGCCCGGCCGATGCTGACCGAGCAACTGATAGGCCGTAGAACCGATTCCAAGTCAATGGACATTTGTATTGTTGTCCCCCGCCGCCGGCCTGCCATTGAACAGGTCATCGAGGCCTATGTGCACCGGTTGCGGGTTACCTGTGTAGACGTGGTGATGAATGAAGTCATTGTCCGCGGCCATTTCGATGTGAAGCTGTTATATGTTGGCTGTGTGCCCAGCCAGTCGGTACACGCCGTGGCATCGCGGCGCGTCCGGTTTACTGCCGCCGTATATGTGCCGGGAGCCTGTTATGGCATGACAGCTACGGCTCGGGTATATGCGGATTATGTCGATGCGGACTGTGATTACTGGCGGAATTACTGCGAAGAAGATGACAGTGAGATACCGTATCTGTATGAATATGATGACTGGTTGCGGCACAAATGCTGTACCCGGCGGTGCAACGTCAGCATCTCGCTGGGCATCACAGCCAGCGTGTTTGGCAACAGACCTTTGTGGCCGCAGATTCCCCCGTCAATGCCGTACCATCCGAAGGGATAA